A genomic segment from uncultured Marinifilum sp. encodes:
- a CDS encoding TlpA disulfide reductase family protein yields the protein MQRIIYLIAIVSILFIGCEQKKQKETSKVIIEGQVTGYTKTLGLYGMSENRELTLDSEGKFSLESDSLKKGFYDLSFGHENRLSLYLKPGSNLHITVNYNAFLSKDKKAITISGENTKESELLYQLMFTKERSKYNNTEAKDKYLPMLYGKNPEQFTNFLLTEMEKGNQLIQEYSKKYSLDQDFIKHLQLNRKLDYNSVFKLYGHFRKYLKAEELEIPKQFSDYFADQIPQNDFELYEENREYASYVREKYFKEMEAALSSNIRESLAYYKAKIAFLETCDFPQIIVESMYSGLTIGYMRTRDPEVRAYLDSVIYTKVIDKASMKRYEDYKAGEASYKDGDMAPNFTLIDKDGKEVSLSDFKGKMVMMDCWATWCGPCVKGLPKYVALKNKYAGKNIVFLCISTDENEKAWRKKMAKDTKGLFEGIQLNTELNENDMKKKYMVQAIPRYILIGKDGRIIRREAPHPDSKEIIDLIDKNL from the coding sequence ATGCAAAGAATAATTTATTTAATTGCCATTGTGAGCATACTATTTATCGGATGCGAGCAAAAAAAGCAAAAAGAAACAAGTAAGGTAATTATTGAAGGACAAGTTACAGGTTATACAAAAACTTTGGGCTTATATGGAATGTCAGAAAATAGAGAACTGACTCTCGATTCAGAAGGTAAATTTAGTTTGGAATCAGATTCCTTGAAAAAAGGATTTTATGATCTTTCGTTTGGACATGAGAATCGTTTATCTCTGTACTTGAAGCCTGGATCTAATCTACATATTACTGTTAATTATAATGCCTTTCTCTCCAAAGACAAAAAGGCTATTACAATTTCGGGTGAAAACACCAAAGAATCAGAATTGTTATATCAGCTGATGTTCACAAAAGAGAGATCGAAATACAATAATACTGAAGCTAAGGATAAATACTTGCCAATGCTTTATGGTAAAAATCCAGAGCAGTTTACTAATTTTCTTTTGACAGAAATGGAGAAAGGGAATCAATTGATTCAGGAGTATTCAAAAAAATATTCCCTTGATCAGGATTTTATAAAGCATTTGCAATTGAATAGAAAACTAGATTACAATAGTGTTTTTAAATTGTATGGACACTTTAGAAAATACCTGAAAGCAGAAGAGCTTGAGATACCAAAGCAATTCAGTGATTATTTTGCTGATCAAATTCCCCAAAATGATTTTGAATTGTATGAAGAGAACAGGGAATATGCTTCTTATGTAAGAGAAAAGTACTTCAAAGAAATGGAAGCAGCACTATCTTCTAACATAAGAGAATCCTTAGCTTATTATAAAGCTAAAATTGCCTTTTTAGAGACTTGTGACTTTCCTCAAATCATTGTAGAATCAATGTATAGCGGTTTAACAATTGGTTACATGCGTACTCGCGATCCTGAAGTTCGTGCTTATTTGGATTCTGTGATTTATACCAAAGTTATTGACAAAGCAAGTATGAAGCGCTATGAGGATTATAAGGCTGGTGAAGCTTCATATAAAGATGGCGATATGGCACCAAATTTCACTTTAATTGATAAAGATGGCAAAGAAGTTTCCTTATCCGATTTTAAAGGCAAAATGGTAATGATGGATTGCTGGGCAACCTGGTGTGGACCATGTGTAAAAGGTTTGCCAAAATATGTTGCTTTAAAGAACAAATATGCAGGCAAGAATATCGTTTTCCTATGCATTTCAACAGATGAGAATGAGAAGGCCTGGAGAAAGAAAATGGCTAAGGATACCAAAGGCTTGTTCGAGGGAATTCAGCTAAATACGGAGTTGAATGAAAATGATATGAAGAAAAAATATATGGTTCAGGCAATTCCAAGATATATTCTTATTGGTAAAGATGGTCGTATTATTAGAAGAGAAGCGCCACATCCTGATTCAAAAGAAATCATAGATTTGATTGATAAGAATTTATAA
- a CDS encoding TlpA disulfide reductase family protein, whose amino-acid sequence MKKLMTLCLVALTFLQVQAQEYKISGTIKGLDNVNGFRAIRDASAKHGWRMDTVKVENGKFSHTESITEPTVLRMSFRTEKLMKMVGRGYIPTKCVLLHYVAFPGADIKVNGEAKDFCDAYPSGDPENELMAKLNSKIYPYMNEAANLAVKHMSDTTLSEAIVKADEKRGEELGKLEQEAKMDFFSKHISSIAGLWMLEDMIIRSQIEMEKVAELMEKVDADKYKDLSYYKALAKRVEGFKTTGIGMKAPAIAGKNTLDGSDFDLTSLRGKYVIIDFWGTWCGACLAGVPEMKKFRDEHADRLQIVGVAKDDNVEKVQKCMEKKGMNWPNILVGKGEQDFVAKYNVQGFPTKILLDRNGKILLRSVGEKEDFYHEVEKLIAR is encoded by the coding sequence ATGAAAAAGTTAATGACATTGTGCCTGGTAGCGCTAACATTTTTACAAGTACAAGCACAAGAGTATAAAATATCTGGAACCATTAAAGGTTTGGATAATGTAAACGGTTTTAGAGCTATTAGAGATGCTAGTGCAAAGCATGGCTGGAGAATGGATACAGTAAAAGTAGAGAATGGAAAATTTTCACATACAGAATCAATCACAGAACCAACAGTACTAAGAATGTCTTTCCGTACCGAAAAGTTAATGAAAATGGTTGGGCGAGGTTACATTCCTACTAAATGTGTATTGCTACATTATGTGGCCTTTCCGGGTGCTGACATTAAGGTGAATGGTGAAGCGAAAGACTTTTGTGATGCTTACCCTTCTGGTGATCCTGAGAATGAGTTAATGGCAAAATTGAATTCTAAGATTTATCCTTACATGAACGAAGCAGCTAACCTTGCGGTTAAACATATGTCGGATACAACTTTAAGTGAAGCTATTGTAAAGGCAGATGAAAAAAGAGGAGAGGAACTTGGGAAGTTAGAACAAGAGGCGAAAATGGACTTCTTTTCGAAACACATTTCATCCATTGCTGGCCTTTGGATGCTGGAAGACATGATTATTCGTTCTCAAATTGAGATGGAGAAAGTAGCTGAATTAATGGAAAAGGTTGATGCTGATAAGTATAAAGATCTTTCTTATTACAAAGCCTTAGCAAAAAGAGTTGAAGGATTTAAAACAACAGGAATTGGAATGAAAGCACCTGCAATTGCTGGTAAGAATACTTTAGATGGAAGTGATTTTGACCTGACATCTTTACGAGGTAAGTATGTAATTATCGACTTTTGGGGAACCTGGTGTGGTGCTTGTTTAGCTGGTGTACCAGAAATGAAAAAATTCCGCGATGAACATGCTGATAGATTGCAAATTGTAGGTGTTGCCAAAGATGATAATGTAGAAAAAGTGCAGAAATGCATGGAGAAAAAAGGTATGAACTGGCCAAACATCTTGGTAGGAAAAGGCGAACAGGATTTTGTTGCTAAATACAATGTTCAAGGGTTTCCAACTAAAATTCTATTGGATAGAAATGGAAAAATTCTATTGCGTTCGGTAGGTGAGAAAGAGGATTTTTATCATGAAGTTGAGAAGTTAATTGCAAGATAG
- a CDS encoding FecR domain-containing protein: MEKLHTEYKIAQLISRELIDDLTPEEGQVLENWKNSSVDNKNLYEQIKQGQKRKSRDAYVESLNKKAAWAKVQQEIKPERKVIRLKEWSLRIAAVLVIGVLIASLVHISTKDIEMGQELAEIKIEPGSSKAVLQLHNGETVQLEGTENEDFLEKDGTLISNLKGQLAYVSGNENEEMLYNQVKVPVGGEYQLTLADGTNVWLNSDSEIRYPVQFNEDKRKVWIAGEVYFDVAHNKQKPFIVDVKDVEVEVLGTEFNVEAYHDQNTVTTSLVEGSVRLRKGKESVTIQPDQQASIAGDEYQFAVRNVDASKYALWKDGIFYFKEASLGTIMEKLERWYDVKVFFMNQSVINKRFSVEVKRYEDIHEILNILSKTEKVNFEIKSNIITVTN, translated from the coding sequence ATGGAAAAACTACACACCGAATATAAAATTGCTCAATTAATATCGAGAGAACTAATTGATGACCTGACACCTGAAGAGGGGCAAGTGTTAGAGAATTGGAAGAATAGTTCTGTTGATAATAAAAATTTGTACGAGCAAATAAAACAAGGACAGAAGCGTAAAAGCAGAGATGCTTATGTGGAATCTTTAAATAAAAAAGCTGCATGGGCTAAGGTTCAGCAGGAAATTAAGCCGGAAAGAAAAGTAATTCGCTTGAAAGAATGGAGTTTGAGAATTGCCGCAGTACTGGTAATTGGTGTTTTGATTGCAAGTCTTGTACACATTTCTACAAAAGATATTGAAATGGGACAAGAGTTGGCAGAGATAAAGATTGAACCAGGATCATCGAAAGCAGTTCTTCAATTGCATAATGGTGAAACAGTACAATTGGAAGGTACCGAAAATGAAGATTTTTTAGAAAAAGATGGAACATTGATTAGCAATTTGAAAGGTCAGTTGGCTTATGTTTCAGGGAATGAGAATGAAGAAATGCTGTACAACCAGGTAAAAGTTCCTGTAGGAGGTGAATATCAGCTAACACTTGCCGATGGAACAAATGTATGGCTGAATTCTGATTCAGAAATTAGATATCCGGTTCAGTTTAACGAAGACAAAAGAAAAGTTTGGATTGCCGGTGAAGTCTATTTCGATGTGGCACATAACAAGCAAAAGCCTTTCATTGTTGATGTAAAAGATGTTGAAGTGGAAGTTTTAGGTACGGAATTTAATGTAGAGGCTTATCACGATCAGAATACAGTTACCACAAGTTTGGTTGAAGGTAGTGTGAGGTTGAGAAAAGGAAAAGAAAGCGTAACCATTCAGCCAGATCAGCAGGCCAGTATTGCAGGTGATGAATATCAGTTTGCAGTAAGAAATGTGGATGCCAGCAAATATGCTTTATGGAAAGATGGAATTTTCTATTTCAAGGAAGCCAGCCTGGGAACCATTATGGAAAAACTGGAGCGTTGGTACGATGTTAAAGTCTTTTTTATGAATCAATCTGTAATTAATAAGAGATTTTCTGTTGAGGTGAAAAGATACGAGGACATTCATGAAATATTAAATATCCTGTCGAAAACAGAAAAAGTGAATTTTGAAATTAAATCGAATATTATAACTGTAACAAATTAG
- a CDS encoding protein-disulfide reductase DsbD domain-containing protein: MIRKVLFVILMFMMVTAVQAQTKQDISVLYVGYSPEKPMPKKKNITWISQERFAQEYKTRMPAFVDYLNQYFTKVESVDCREYTADLSAKFDVTIFDENVKPIKERVYERDPKTGATLKYEPAVFLPADYDYPSVFIGHPSANLGSSLGTKLDWYCLCLDRHAHHTKFDHAIFKGPFKVNPTIKNRPTPKPILKSWDGGDMPAEIPMWEVNTEGYHDGNGYRIGMVARGWGFEDSPDAEIISSGECDKQKTAVAIGRHGNHFLWGFAGSPDYMTDEAKQVFANAIVYTHKHKAERFIAKKYNTRIATKVFIEELLFYTTEKAYRGTVEFYKDINAKSAKAKKELQEKQAKGEELTEEEKMTLSMREMQIPSRHDYLKKNIGRNTWSSITGLDTIKVRAFLNENRAYFYSQPDGFYDLRVDEDAKSLGIANDDIKILDAAISLLEEGKDIEKANRLLWRYTIEDFATAKEWRSWYNKNKDKMFFTESGGFVWLINDADANPDVRPRKDKKVEEKKAVASVELEEPTHENPVSVGAVILDGEKEGEKVVTIKTKIMDGYHIYAYVPAGEAYIKTEQGIELPEDVELVGKWKKSAPAPYPGKDKLLIYKGENTFKQVIKLGENTENSGSIKCWLYYQCCDASICFPPKKKEFELEL; this comes from the coding sequence ATGATCAGAAAAGTACTATTTGTTATTCTCATGTTCATGATGGTAACAGCAGTTCAAGCGCAAACAAAACAAGATATTAGTGTACTCTATGTTGGCTATAGTCCTGAAAAACCTATGCCAAAAAAAAAGAATATAACCTGGATATCGCAAGAGCGATTCGCTCAGGAGTACAAAACCCGTATGCCTGCTTTCGTTGATTACCTGAACCAATATTTCACAAAAGTTGAAAGTGTTGATTGCAGAGAATATACAGCAGATTTATCAGCAAAATTTGATGTTACCATTTTCGATGAAAATGTCAAGCCAATAAAAGAAAGAGTATATGAAAGAGATCCAAAAACAGGTGCAACTTTAAAATATGAACCTGCGGTTTTCTTACCGGCTGATTACGATTATCCTTCCGTATTTATAGGTCACCCATCTGCTAATCTGGGAAGTTCTCTAGGGACAAAATTAGATTGGTACTGTTTGTGTTTAGATCGTCATGCGCATCATACCAAGTTCGATCATGCCATTTTTAAAGGCCCCTTTAAAGTAAATCCAACAATAAAAAATCGTCCGACTCCAAAACCAATATTAAAATCGTGGGATGGTGGCGATATGCCAGCCGAAATTCCAATGTGGGAAGTAAATACAGAAGGTTACCACGATGGTAATGGTTACCGAATAGGAATGGTTGCCCGTGGTTGGGGGTTCGAAGATTCTCCTGATGCAGAAATTATTTCAAGCGGGGAATGCGACAAGCAAAAAACTGCTGTAGCCATTGGTCGTCACGGAAATCATTTTTTATGGGGATTTGCAGGATCGCCGGATTATATGACTGATGAAGCAAAGCAAGTTTTTGCCAATGCCATTGTGTATACTCACAAACATAAAGCTGAGAGATTTATTGCTAAGAAATACAACACCAGAATTGCCACCAAAGTTTTCATTGAGGAACTACTTTTTTACACAACAGAAAAAGCTTATAGAGGAACGGTAGAGTTCTATAAAGATATTAATGCGAAATCTGCAAAAGCCAAGAAAGAACTACAAGAAAAGCAAGCTAAAGGTGAAGAGCTGACAGAAGAAGAAAAAATGACTTTATCGATGCGAGAAATGCAAATTCCTTCTCGTCATGATTACTTGAAAAAGAATATTGGTAGAAATACCTGGAGTAGCATAACAGGCTTGGATACAATAAAAGTTAGAGCATTCCTAAATGAAAACCGAGCATACTTCTATTCTCAACCAGATGGATTTTATGATTTAAGAGTAGACGAAGATGCGAAGAGTCTTGGAATTGCTAACGATGATATTAAAATTTTAGATGCAGCCATTTCTTTATTGGAAGAAGGAAAAGACATTGAGAAAGCGAACAGATTGTTATGGCGCTACACCATTGAAGATTTTGCAACTGCCAAAGAATGGAGAAGCTGGTACAACAAAAACAAAGACAAGATGTTCTTTACCGAATCGGGTGGATTTGTTTGGTTGATTAACGATGCCGATGCAAACCCTGATGTTCGCCCAAGAAAAGACAAGAAAGTAGAAGAGAAGAAAGCCGTTGCTAGTGTAGAACTGGAAGAGCCAACTCACGAAAATCCGGTAAGTGTTGGAGCTGTGATCCTGGATGGCGAAAAGGAAGGTGAAAAAGTGGTGACGATCAAGACCAAAATCATGGATGGTTATCACATTTATGCCTATGTGCCAGCAGGTGAAGCCTACATTAAAACGGAACAGGGAATTGAACTTCCTGAAGATGTTGAGTTAGTTGGTAAATGGAAAAAATCTGCGCCAGCTCCATATCCTGGAAAAGATAAGCTTTTGATTTACAAAGGAGAGAATACTTTTAAGCAGGTAATTAAACTTGGAGAAAATACCGAAAATAGTGGGAGTATAAAATGTTGGTTGTATTACCAGTGTTGCGATGCATCAATATGTTTTCCGCCGAAAAAGAAAGAGTTTGAATTGGAACTATAA
- a CDS encoding TlpA disulfide reductase family protein — translation MFKNTLILVCCIIAMACVNTVKEDVNYSLITGSFSNCEGKNMWLVSSPFVPLGDQYLHEKKGLQPNERGAFADTIYLEGAKDFIFCIDKSSVTIHLKPGEHLNLTADCNELVSTIKYSGKTAPINNYLLQYNQLFQDHNKQYSTILKLNEAEFVKAKAAYKNSIYQLLDSQEELTEEFVASQKRDIHYRIIASYLNYEERHGKAVGNESFKTSDNFLDIVKTVNMEDPKELEKSVKYGFLLKKYYSFEYEKLGDFYEDDKVKFIQFLSSKITDKNVKDRLLYFYGKPAVVSTKEVQLCYDILMENISNERYKKEITEKYNQLKTTLPGQKSPLFTNYQNANGGTNSLSDFLGKYVYIDVWATWCGPCKAEIPYLKEVEKKYHDKNIVFISLSVDNIKSIDRWKKFVNDKELGGVQVIADKERESDFIKKYQIEGIPRFILIDPNGKIISADAPRPSDKKLIELFNEHRI, via the coding sequence ATGTTTAAAAATACGCTAATACTTGTTTGCTGTATAATTGCCATGGCGTGTGTAAATACAGTAAAAGAAGATGTAAATTATTCTCTTATAACCGGTTCCTTTTCAAATTGCGAAGGAAAAAACATGTGGTTGGTTTCATCGCCTTTTGTTCCACTAGGAGATCAATACTTACATGAAAAGAAAGGTTTGCAGCCTAATGAGAGAGGTGCTTTTGCAGATACCATTTATTTGGAGGGAGCAAAAGATTTTATTTTTTGTATTGATAAAAGTAGTGTGACAATACATTTAAAACCTGGTGAGCATCTGAATTTAACTGCTGATTGTAATGAATTGGTATCGACAATAAAGTATAGCGGGAAAACAGCCCCAATAAATAATTATTTGTTACAATATAACCAACTCTTCCAAGATCACAACAAACAATATTCTACCATTCTTAAATTAAACGAAGCTGAGTTTGTAAAAGCAAAAGCAGCTTATAAAAATTCTATTTACCAGTTGCTTGATTCTCAAGAAGAATTAACAGAAGAATTTGTTGCATCTCAAAAAAGAGATATTCATTATCGTATTATAGCAAGCTATTTGAACTATGAGGAACGTCATGGGAAAGCTGTTGGCAATGAAAGTTTTAAGACTTCAGATAATTTTCTTGATATAGTAAAAACTGTAAATATGGAGGATCCGAAAGAGCTGGAAAAATCAGTTAAATACGGATTTTTGTTAAAAAAGTATTATTCTTTTGAATATGAAAAACTTGGTGATTTTTACGAAGATGATAAAGTGAAGTTTATACAATTTTTATCAAGTAAAATTACGGATAAAAATGTAAAAGATAGACTCCTGTATTTTTACGGTAAACCTGCTGTTGTAAGTACCAAAGAGGTGCAATTGTGTTATGATATTTTAATGGAAAACATTTCGAATGAAAGGTATAAAAAGGAGATTACGGAAAAATATAACCAACTGAAGACAACTTTACCAGGACAGAAATCTCCATTGTTTACCAACTATCAAAATGCAAATGGTGGTACGAATTCACTAAGCGACTTTTTGGGTAAATATGTTTATATCGATGTGTGGGCAACATGGTGTGGACCATGCAAAGCCGAAATCCCTTACCTGAAAGAAGTGGAGAAGAAATATCACGATAAAAATATTGTGTTTATAAGCTTGTCGGTTGATAATATTAAGAGTATTGACCGATGGAAAAAATTTGTAAATGATAAAGAATTAGGAGGTGTTCAGGTGATTGCTGATAAAGAAAGAGAATCGGATTTTATTAAAAAATATCAGATAGAAGGAATTCCAAGGTTTATTTTAATTGATCCGAATGGAAAAATTATATCAGCAGATGCGCCAAGGCCATCTGATAAAAAATTGATTGAATTGTTTAATGAACACAGAATTTAA
- a CDS encoding RagB/SusD family nutrient uptake outer membrane protein yields MKKYILILLASVVLFASCDDFLSEPPNKSESIVPSSTEHLEFLLNDYTQFDAEGNLDFIFGTDDFGLMTSLYDNKPSVYDIGVAHYATWDVEYLPVQEDRGYYSAEWKKIFAANLVLGSLGTVSGTDAEKEALKAEAHFIRAYSYYQMVNTYCLPYAAENMDELGLPVKASTSFEESAERVSLQETWDFILADLEEAFKLTRNLEMEGDYYRSWRASTPAINAFAARVYLVMGDYTKAQSYAQAALNAHDNMMDYNTDMSYSTIPKQASDGQGGYVDLFMPWTSDAQGAAPYRMEWEELYYFRFLYNGYWNYFPSEELIALYDQTNDLRFKYHFVQNYSYDRGLTISHPGYIFFFDKIPSGPTVAEMLLVKAECQARLGQWSEGISTANILRAKRMDNSADASAINLSASSQDEAIAEILEERRRELPFTQRFIDVRRFNNNDYAADDVEMTRNFYPVGENVIEFSKGVQTLTLEKKSRKFARPLPQSDIDVTQGVLQQNTY; encoded by the coding sequence ATGAAGAAATATATATTAATTTTATTAGCATCGGTGGTTTTATTTGCTTCTTGCGACGACTTTTTGAGCGAACCACCAAATAAGTCAGAATCTATTGTCCCATCTTCAACGGAGCATTTGGAGTTTTTGTTGAATGATTATACTCAGTTTGATGCAGAAGGGAATCTGGATTTTATTTTTGGAACTGATGATTTTGGTTTAATGACTTCTTTATATGACAATAAACCAAGTGTATATGATATTGGTGTGGCTCATTATGCTACATGGGATGTCGAATATTTGCCAGTTCAGGAGGATAGAGGATACTATTCGGCAGAATGGAAGAAGATTTTTGCTGCCAACTTGGTTCTTGGTAGTTTAGGTACTGTTTCCGGAACAGATGCTGAAAAGGAAGCGCTTAAGGCTGAAGCTCATTTTATCAGAGCATACTCTTACTATCAAATGGTAAACACTTATTGTTTGCCTTACGCTGCAGAGAATATGGATGAATTGGGATTACCAGTTAAAGCATCTACCAGTTTTGAAGAGTCAGCAGAACGAGTTTCATTGCAGGAAACCTGGGATTTTATTTTGGCTGATTTGGAGGAAGCTTTTAAATTAACTCGCAATTTGGAGATGGAAGGTGATTATTATAGAAGCTGGAGAGCAAGTACTCCTGCTATTAATGCCTTTGCAGCTCGTGTTTATTTGGTAATGGGTGATTATACAAAAGCTCAGTCTTATGCTCAGGCAGCTTTAAATGCTCATGATAATATGATGGATTACAATACCGATATGTCATATTCAACTATTCCAAAACAAGCGTCTGATGGACAAGGTGGATATGTAGATCTGTTTATGCCATGGACAAGTGATGCTCAGGGAGCTGCTCCATATCGTATGGAATGGGAAGAATTGTATTATTTCCGATTCCTTTATAATGGATATTGGAATTATTTTCCATCCGAAGAATTAATTGCTTTATATGATCAAACCAACGATTTGAGATTTAAGTATCATTTTGTACAGAATTATAGCTATGACAGAGGTTTAACAATTTCTCATCCTGGTTATATCTTCTTCTTCGATAAGATTCCTAGTGGTCCAACTGTTGCTGAAATGTTGTTGGTAAAAGCAGAGTGTCAGGCTCGTTTAGGTCAATGGTCAGAAGGTATTAGTACTGCTAATATTCTTCGTGCTAAGCGTATGGATAATTCTGCCGATGCAAGTGCAATTAACTTATCAGCAAGCTCTCAAGATGAAGCAATTGCTGAAATTCTGGAAGAACGTAGAAGAGAGTTGCCGTTTACACAACGCTTTATTGATGTACGTCGTTTCAATAATAACGATTATGCAGCCGATGATGTAGAAATGACCAGAAATTTTTATCCTGTTGGAGAGAATGTAATCGAGTTTTCGAAAGGTGTTCAGACCTTAACACTTGAGAAAAAATCAAGAAAATTTGCTCGTCCATTACCTCAATCTGATATTGATGTGACCCAAGGTGTTTTACAACAAAACACTTATTAA
- a CDS encoding TlpA disulfide reductase family protein has translation MKKINVLLGILSLVMMISCTPKENVDYVIVKGNLQNFGEGKLMLRDADNNTIEVVVNDQGVFSDTLAAGKTGLMYGRNSVEFYGLPSNVIEITADANDFKNTLKFGGDLASFNHYLMVKSEMSNAERAKVQEVYSLDEAGFMKVAKENTAKLMQEFEKVTDIPASLKELERKAVETKYYADLTTYISYYPYISKDNTYEPSEMFLAEFDKVDLSDEKLAEYSSEFYIFARGYATVKGNQLYKKEGLSSEMLGFMKVLNSFKCQDLKNRLGHITMLRNLTGSEDKDALYEEFKKCCTEEDKIKEVTELYNKVCKLDKGMPSPKFVDYENCAGGTSSLDDFKGKYVYIDVWATWCGPCRGEIPHLQKVEHKYHGKNIEFVSISVDQDKDKWKKMVTDKELGGVQLIASDKQFTDAYAITGIPRFILIDPAGKIVSKSAPRPSNPELITLFNELGIFD, from the coding sequence ATGAAAAAAATAAACGTACTACTAGGAATCTTATCCTTAGTGATGATGATTTCATGCACTCCAAAGGAGAATGTCGATTATGTTATTGTAAAAGGTAACTTGCAAAATTTTGGTGAAGGAAAATTAATGTTAAGAGATGCTGATAATAACACCATTGAAGTTGTTGTTAATGATCAGGGTGTATTTTCAGATACCTTAGCTGCTGGAAAAACAGGCCTGATGTATGGAAGAAATTCTGTTGAATTTTATGGACTTCCATCTAATGTGATTGAAATTACTGCCGATGCCAATGATTTTAAAAATACCCTGAAATTTGGTGGTGATTTAGCTTCTTTTAATCATTATCTTATGGTAAAATCCGAAATGAGCAATGCCGAAAGAGCTAAAGTACAAGAGGTTTATTCGTTGGATGAAGCTGGATTTATGAAAGTAGCAAAAGAAAATACAGCTAAGCTAATGCAGGAGTTTGAGAAGGTAACAGATATTCCGGCTTCATTAAAAGAGTTGGAAAGAAAAGCTGTGGAAACAAAATATTATGCCGACTTGACAACTTATATTAGTTATTATCCTTACATATCGAAGGATAATACTTACGAACCTTCGGAAATGTTCTTGGCTGAATTTGATAAAGTGGATTTGAGTGATGAAAAACTAGCTGAATATTCAAGCGAATTTTACATTTTTGCCAGAGGATATGCAACTGTAAAAGGAAATCAGCTATATAAAAAAGAAGGATTATCTTCTGAGATGTTGGGTTTTATGAAAGTGCTTAATTCATTCAAATGTCAGGATCTAAAAAACAGACTTGGACATATTACGATGCTCAGGAATTTAACCGGTTCAGAAGATAAAGATGCTTTATACGAAGAGTTTAAGAAGTGTTGCACTGAAGAAGACAAGATAAAAGAAGTTACCGAATTGTACAATAAAGTTTGCAAGCTGGATAAAGGCATGCCTTCGCCTAAGTTTGTTGACTACGAAAACTGCGCTGGAGGTACATCTTCTTTGGACGATTTTAAAGGGAAATATGTTTATATCGATGTTTGGGCAACCTGGTGTGGACCGTGTAGGGGTGAAATTCCTCATTTACAAAAAGTAGAGCATAAATACCATGGTAAAAACATCGAGTTTGTAAGTATTTCTGTTGATCAGGATAAAGACAAATGGAAAAAAATGGTTACCGACAAAGAATTAGGTGGAGTACAGTTGATTGCTTCGGATAAGCAGTTCACAGATGCTTACGCTATTACAGGTATTCCAAGATTTATTTTGATCGATCCTGCAGGAAAGATTGTATCTAAAAGTGCTCCTCGTCCATCAAATCCTGAGTTGATTACTTTATTTAACGAGTTAGGAATTTTCGATTAG
- a CDS encoding RNA polymerase sigma-70 factor: MTTNSLFSRIKSGDAKAFEELFNQLYPSMCVLAREYVKDDGVAEDIAQESFIKLWNSREKYDSISSLKSFLYVMVKNMSLNHLRRDKLGNQYTDSLIKEDFLNFNNHIVEEETYRILQQAIEKLPKQSAKVMMLSLQGLQNQEIADRLEVSVNTVKTLKYNSLKTLRTKLKDYFFLLLLLLGEV; this comes from the coding sequence ATGACCACTAACTCTCTATTTAGCCGCATAAAATCAGGAGATGCAAAAGCATTCGAGGAACTTTTTAATCAATTGTATCCTTCTATGTGTGTGTTAGCGCGCGAATACGTGAAAGACGATGGTGTGGCTGAGGATATTGCACAGGAATCTTTTATAAAACTCTGGAATTCCAGAGAAAAATACGACTCTATTTCTTCTTTAAAATCCTTCTTGTATGTGATGGTGAAAAATATGAGCTTAAATCACTTGAGGCGTGATAAGCTGGGAAATCAGTATACTGATAGTTTGATTAAAGAAGATTTCTTAAATTTTAATAACCATATTGTTGAAGAGGAAACTTACCGAATTCTTCAGCAAGCAATAGAGAAATTACCAAAGCAAAGTGCAAAAGTAATGATGCTAAGTCTGCAAGGACTACAAAATCAGGAAATTGCCGATAGACTTGAGGTTTCGGTCAACACCGTAAAAACACTAAAATACAATTCCCTAAAAACTTTAAGAACCAAGCTGAAAGATTATTTCTTTTTGTTGCTCTTGCTGTTGGGAGAGGTTTAG